In a genomic window of Aeromicrobium panaciterrae:
- a CDS encoding VTT domain-containing protein, with product MGGDLALFGAAFAVGIGSALLPIFINAELFVGSLGATVDSRVTLVLAIVCLVIATVIGKAFVFQLARTGSRKIRSSVERKPPRNKLFAQVRRLSDWLLTLLDRPYAGAITAFASSLTGIPPLAIVTILAGASRQPQWLFLSMVFIGRLLQFLAIAFVLHGISWF from the coding sequence ATGGGCGGCGACCTTGCACTCTTTGGAGCCGCGTTCGCCGTAGGCATCGGGTCTGCACTGCTCCCGATCTTCATCAATGCGGAGTTGTTCGTCGGCAGCCTCGGCGCCACAGTCGACAGCCGAGTGACCCTCGTGCTCGCCATCGTGTGCCTGGTCATTGCCACGGTGATCGGCAAGGCCTTCGTCTTCCAGCTCGCCCGTACCGGAAGCCGCAAGATCCGGTCGTCAGTCGAGCGAAAGCCCCCTCGCAACAAGCTGTTCGCCCAGGTACGCCGGCTGAGCGACTGGCTGCTGACGTTGCTCGACCGCCCGTACGCGGGTGCGATCACGGCGTTCGCGTCGTCTCTGACCGGTATCCCACCGCTGGCGATCGTGACGATCCTTGCCGGAGCGTCGCGACAGCCTCAGTGGCTGTTCCTGTCGATGGTGTTCATCGGACGACTGCTGCAGTTCTTGGCGATCGCCTTTGTCCTCCACGGCATCAGCTGGTTCTAG
- the prfA gene encoding peptide chain release factor 1 yields the protein MFEAVETLVTEHAELERKMSDPAVHSDPGLAKKLGQRYAEVSAIVKTYRDYQQATGDLEAAREFAAEDPSFAAEIEALEPRIAELGERLQRLLVPRDPADSKDVLMEIKGGEGGEESALFAGDLQRMYSRFAEQRGWKTEILDSTESALGGYKSVTMAVKASGTPEPGMAPYAQLKFEGGVHRVQRVPVTESQGRIHTSAAGVLVMPEAEDIDVEINDNDLRIDVYRSSGPGGQSVNTTDSAVRITHVPTGIVASCQNEKSQLQNREQAMRILRARLLEAAQAAADAEASDARKSQIRTVDRSERIRTYNFPENRLSDHRTGFKAYNLDQVMDGALDDVITSLVEADLAARLDAVEAGE from the coding sequence ATGTTTGAAGCCGTTGAGACGCTCGTTACTGAGCATGCTGAGCTCGAGCGCAAGATGTCCGATCCCGCCGTGCACTCCGATCCGGGTCTGGCCAAGAAGCTTGGTCAGCGGTACGCCGAGGTCAGCGCGATCGTGAAGACCTACCGCGACTACCAGCAGGCAACAGGAGATCTTGAAGCTGCGCGTGAATTCGCCGCCGAGGATCCCAGTTTTGCTGCGGAGATCGAAGCTCTCGAGCCACGTATCGCTGAGCTCGGCGAGCGCCTTCAGAGACTGCTCGTACCGCGCGACCCCGCCGACTCCAAGGACGTCCTCATGGAGATCAAGGGCGGCGAGGGCGGAGAAGAGTCAGCTCTGTTCGCAGGCGACCTGCAGCGTATGTACTCGCGCTTCGCCGAGCAGCGTGGCTGGAAGACCGAGATTCTCGACTCGACTGAGTCAGCGTTGGGCGGCTACAAGTCCGTGACGATGGCGGTGAAGGCATCGGGTACTCCCGAACCAGGCATGGCGCCGTATGCGCAGCTCAAGTTCGAGGGTGGGGTGCACCGTGTGCAGCGCGTGCCGGTGACAGAGTCGCAAGGCCGCATCCATACGTCCGCTGCCGGCGTGCTCGTCATGCCCGAGGCCGAGGACATTGACGTCGAGATCAACGACAACGACCTGCGCATCGACGTCTACCGCTCGTCGGGCCCAGGCGGCCAGAGCGTCAACACGACCGACTCGGCCGTGCGCATCACCCACGTTCCGACCGGCATCGTCGCGAGCTGTCAGAACGAGAAGAGTCAGCTGCAGAACCGTGAGCAGGCCATGCGCATCCTGCGCGCCCGACTGCTCGAAGCTGCTCAGGCTGCTGCCGATGCCGAGGCATCAGACGCTCGCAAGTCGCAGATCCGTACTGTCGACCGTTCCGAGCGCATCCGCACCTACAACTTCCCCGAAAACCGGCTCTCGGATCACCGCACGGGGTTCAAGGCCTACAACCTCGACCAGGTGATGGACGGCGCGCTCGACGACGTCATCACCTCGCTCGTCGAGGCCGACCTGGCCGCCCGCCTCGATGCGGTCGAAGCCGGAGAATGA
- a CDS encoding F0F1 ATP synthase subunit gamma has translation MAASVRELRAKIKSTTSMKKITRAMELIAASRIIKAQQHAAAAAPYARELTRAVSAVATFSNVDHPLTTEKENPTKAAVLVISSDRGLAGAYSSSVLKEAERLVEKLHSEGKDVDLYLAGRKAEAYYNFRQREFIQSWTGFSDKPEYDNAREIGATLVRTFHVDEDDEDKVDADRVVDELHIVFTRFKSMLVQEPDVIRLLPLEVVEGTEAPPEGEVLPLYEFEPSASEVLDALLPKYVQSRIYYCLLQAAASELAARQKAMKSATDNADDLIQKYTRIANQARQAGITQEISEIVGGANALADATAGSE, from the coding sequence ATGGCAGCATCAGTGCGCGAACTGCGCGCGAAGATCAAGTCGACGACGTCGATGAAGAAGATCACGCGCGCCATGGAGCTCATTGCTGCGTCCCGGATCATCAAGGCGCAGCAGCACGCGGCAGCAGCAGCTCCGTATGCCCGTGAGCTGACCCGTGCCGTGTCGGCAGTGGCTACCTTCTCGAACGTCGACCACCCGTTGACGACCGAGAAGGAGAACCCGACGAAGGCCGCGGTGCTGGTCATTTCCAGCGACCGTGGACTCGCCGGCGCCTACTCGTCGTCAGTGCTCAAGGAAGCGGAGCGTCTCGTTGAGAAGCTTCACTCCGAGGGCAAGGATGTCGATCTCTACCTCGCAGGACGCAAGGCAGAGGCCTACTACAACTTCCGCCAGCGTGAGTTCATCCAGTCCTGGACCGGATTCTCCGACAAGCCCGAATATGACAACGCACGTGAGATCGGCGCGACCCTGGTCCGTACGTTCCACGTAGACGAGGACGACGAGGACAAGGTCGATGCTGACCGCGTTGTCGACGAGCTTCACATCGTGTTCACCCGGTTCAAGTCGATGCTGGTGCAGGAGCCGGACGTCATTCGCCTGCTCCCGCTCGAGGTTGTCGAGGGCACTGAGGCTCCGCCCGAGGGTGAAGTCCTGCCGCTGTACGAATTCGAGCCGTCCGCCAGCGAGGTGCTCGATGCCCTGCTGCCCAAATACGTTCAGAGTCGCATCTACTACTGCTTGCTGCAGGCTGCAGCGTCCGAACTGGCTGCCCGCCAGAAGGCGATGAAGTCCGCAACTGACAACGCAGACGATCTGATCCAGAAGTACACCCGAATCGCCAACCAGGCCCGACAGGCCGGGATTACCCAGGAGATCAGCGAGATCGTAGGTGGCGCCAACGCGCTTGCCGACGCCACCGCTGGGAGTGAGTGA
- a CDS encoding F0F1 ATP synthase subunit C — MATDAANLDSAIKTAGAFIGGGLALGGGAVGAAIGDGLAGSATIQGVARQPEAQSRLMTIFFLTVGLAEAAYFINLAFMALFVFVLGK, encoded by the coding sequence ATGGCAACGGACGCAGCAAACCTCGACAGCGCAATCAAGACTGCCGGAGCATTCATCGGAGGCGGACTCGCCCTCGGTGGCGGCGCCGTCGGTGCGGCCATCGGTGACGGTCTGGCCGGTAGCGCCACGATCCAGGGCGTCGCTCGTCAGCCGGAGGCCCAGAGCCGCCTCATGACGATCTTCTTCCTGACCGTCGGTCTGGCAGAAGCCGCATACTTCATCAACCTTGCCTTCATGGCGCTGTTCGTATTCGTCCTCGGCAAGTGA
- a CDS encoding F0F1 ATP synthase subunit B, translating to MPETTSAESNFLVPNGTILFEILAFAILLFILAKYVIPPVNKGLTDRQENIRQQFADAEKAKSDAEAEKESYRAQIADARQEAARIREEAKEQGAQIIAEMRQQAQSEADRITTHAHAQIEAERSQALAQLKGEVGSIATQLAGRIVGESLDDEARQKRTVERFIAELEESSN from the coding sequence ATGCCCGAAACAACGTCGGCCGAGAGTAACTTCCTCGTCCCGAACGGCACGATCCTCTTTGAGATTCTTGCGTTCGCGATCCTGCTGTTCATCCTGGCCAAGTACGTCATCCCGCCGGTCAACAAGGGACTGACGGACCGCCAGGAGAACATTCGCCAGCAGTTCGCCGATGCCGAAAAGGCAAAGTCGGACGCCGAGGCTGAGAAGGAGTCCTACCGCGCGCAGATTGCTGACGCACGGCAGGAAGCCGCTCGCATCCGTGAGGAAGCCAAGGAGCAGGGCGCGCAGATCATCGCCGAGATGCGTCAGCAGGCACAGTCCGAAGCTGACCGCATCACGACGCACGCTCACGCACAGATCGAAGCCGAGCGCTCGCAGGCTCTGGCTCAGCTCAAGGGTGAGGTCGGCTCCATCGCGACCCAGCTCGCTGGCCGCATCGTCGGAGAGTCACTCGACGACGAAGCACGCCAGAAGCGCACGGTTGAGCGGTTCATCGCCGAGCTCGAGGAGTCTTCGAACTGA
- a CDS encoding AtpZ/AtpI family protein, which yields MNDEALDGSPDAASLGVWRLVGLGMVFVGNIVGGLVLGWLADQHWNTSPVFVLSGIGLGMVTAFVSAWLQIRSFLRT from the coding sequence ATGAACGATGAAGCACTCGACGGTTCTCCCGACGCGGCCTCACTTGGAGTCTGGCGACTCGTCGGTCTCGGAATGGTTTTCGTTGGCAACATCGTCGGTGGCCTCGTTCTCGGATGGCTCGCTGATCAACACTGGAACACCTCGCCGGTCTTCGTCCTTTCGGGCATCGGACTCGGCATGGTCACCGCTTTCGTCAGCGCTTGGCTGCAGATCAGATCGTTCCTCCGCACATGA
- the atpA gene encoding F0F1 ATP synthase subunit alpha has product MAELTIRPDEIRDALQKFVADYTPSAAATDEIGIVSEAGDGIARVEGLPSAMANELLEFEDGTLGLALNLDVREIGVVILGEFSGIEEGQKVRRTGEVLSVPVGDAYLGRVCDPLGNPIDGLGEIKTDKRRALELQAPNVMQRKSVHEPLMTGLKAIDSLTPIGRGQRQLIIGDRQTGKTAIAIDTIINQKDFWESGDPDKQVRCIYVGIGQKGSTIAAVRGSLEEAGALEYTTIVAAPASDSAGFKYLAPYTGSAIGQEWMYAGKHVLIIFDDLSKQAEAYRAVSLLLRRPPGREAYPGDVFYLHSRLLERCAKLSDELGAGSMTGLPIVETKANDVSAYIPTNVISITDGQIFLQSDLFNANQRPAVDVGISVSRVGGAAMNKSMKAVTGSLKVELAQYRAMEAFAMFASDLDAASKQQLARGQRIMELFKQGQYAPFPVENQVVSIWAATTGKIDNVPVSDVSRFESEFLDYLSRSHGDVLAAIRESGKFEDENEQALEKAYESFLDQFETSDGHSIKAGHEEHEALADEDVEQEQIVKQKRS; this is encoded by the coding sequence ATGGCGGAACTCACCATCCGTCCGGACGAGATCCGCGACGCGTTGCAGAAGTTCGTGGCCGACTACACCCCGAGCGCTGCGGCGACCGACGAGATCGGCATCGTGTCCGAGGCCGGCGACGGCATCGCACGCGTCGAAGGTCTCCCGTCGGCCATGGCCAACGAGCTCCTTGAGTTCGAGGACGGCACGCTCGGCCTCGCGCTCAACCTTGACGTCCGCGAAATCGGTGTCGTCATCCTGGGTGAGTTCTCCGGCATCGAAGAAGGCCAGAAGGTACGCCGTACCGGCGAGGTCCTCTCCGTTCCCGTTGGCGACGCCTACCTCGGTCGCGTGTGCGACCCGCTGGGCAACCCGATCGACGGCCTCGGCGAGATCAAGACCGACAAGCGTCGTGCGCTCGAACTGCAGGCCCCCAACGTCATGCAGCGCAAGAGCGTTCACGAGCCGCTGATGACCGGCCTCAAGGCGATCGACTCGCTGACGCCCATCGGCCGCGGTCAGCGTCAGCTGATCATCGGTGACCGTCAGACCGGCAAGACCGCCATCGCGATCGACACGATCATCAACCAGAAGGACTTCTGGGAGTCAGGCGATCCGGACAAGCAGGTTCGCTGCATCTACGTCGGTATCGGTCAGAAGGGCTCGACGATCGCAGCCGTACGCGGCTCGCTCGAAGAGGCCGGCGCGCTGGAGTACACGACGATCGTCGCCGCTCCTGCCTCCGACTCGGCTGGCTTCAAGTACCTCGCCCCGTACACCGGCTCGGCCATCGGCCAGGAGTGGATGTACGCCGGCAAGCACGTTCTGATCATCTTTGACGACCTGTCGAAGCAGGCTGAGGCATACCGCGCCGTTTCGCTGCTGCTCCGCCGCCCGCCGGGCCGCGAGGCATACCCCGGCGACGTGTTCTACCTGCACTCGCGGTTGCTCGAGCGTTGCGCCAAGCTCAGCGATGAGCTCGGTGCTGGCTCGATGACGGGTCTGCCGATCGTCGAGACCAAGGCCAACGACGTGTCGGCCTACATCCCGACCAACGTCATCTCGATCACGGACGGCCAGATCTTCCTGCAGTCCGACCTGTTCAACGCCAACCAGCGCCCCGCCGTCGACGTCGGTATCTCGGTGTCGCGAGTCGGTGGTGCCGCGATGAACAAGTCGATGAAGGCGGTTACCGGTTCGCTCAAGGTTGAGCTCGCGCAGTACCGCGCGATGGAAGCGTTCGCCATGTTCGCTTCTGACCTCGACGCCGCGTCCAAGCAGCAGCTTGCTCGTGGTCAGCGCATCATGGAGCTGTTCAAGCAGGGCCAGTACGCACCGTTCCCGGTTGAGAACCAGGTCGTCTCGATCTGGGCCGCCACGACCGGCAAGATCGACAACGTGCCGGTCAGCGACGTCAGCCGCTTCGAGTCGGAGTTCCTCGACTACCTGTCGCGCTCGCACGGTGACGTGCTCGCCGCGATCCGGGAGTCGGGCAAGTTCGAAGACGAGAACGAGCAGGCGCTTGAGAAGGCGTACGAGTCGTTCCTCGACCAGTTCGAGACCAGCGATGGACACTCGATCAAGGCCGGCCACGAAGAGCACGAAGCCCTTGCCGACGAAGATGTCGAGCAGGAGCAGATCGTCAAGCAGAAGCGGAGCTGA
- a CDS encoding MraY family glycosyltransferase produces MREYLVVFGISLGVTYLLASIARQLAVRFGAVARVRDRDVHAIPTPYFGGPAMFGGLLSAYLVSMHLPFLSLADSTVFGPVRGVLLGGAVICLVGIIDDLYELDALSKFAGQVLAAIIVVTQGVQFFYLPLYGNYLGLDQIQAMIFTVILIVGTANAVNFVDGLDGLAAGIVAIGAVAFFAYAFILAVENGETRAIAAALLTAALAGACIGILPHNFFPARMFIGDSGSMLIGFVLACSSISLTGQFPATSLTEGVGGAEASFLPALLPLILPFTILLVPFIDLGLAVVRRTRAGRSPFSPDKMHIHHRLLEIGHSHRRAVLLMYAGAGLVAFGSVVISLFSGWQSIVGFGVLAVLTAAAVFVLPKLDEKVWS; encoded by the coding sequence ATGCGCGAGTATCTCGTCGTCTTCGGCATCTCCCTGGGAGTCACCTATCTCCTGGCATCAATCGCGCGCCAGCTCGCCGTACGCTTCGGCGCCGTTGCGCGAGTGCGTGACCGTGACGTGCACGCGATCCCGACGCCCTACTTCGGCGGTCCCGCGATGTTCGGCGGATTGCTGTCGGCCTATCTCGTCTCAATGCATCTGCCGTTCCTGTCGCTCGCCGACTCGACCGTGTTCGGTCCCGTGCGCGGAGTATTGCTCGGCGGCGCCGTCATCTGCTTGGTCGGCATCATCGACGACCTGTACGAGCTCGACGCACTCAGCAAGTTCGCCGGGCAGGTGCTCGCCGCGATCATCGTCGTGACCCAGGGCGTGCAGTTCTTCTACCTGCCGCTCTATGGCAACTACCTCGGCCTCGACCAAATCCAGGCCATGATCTTCACGGTCATCCTGATTGTCGGCACGGCAAATGCGGTTAACTTCGTCGACGGTCTCGACGGTTTGGCCGCCGGCATCGTCGCGATCGGTGCTGTGGCGTTCTTCGCGTACGCGTTCATCCTCGCGGTCGAGAACGGGGAGACCCGCGCGATTGCCGCGGCCCTGCTGACGGCGGCTCTGGCGGGTGCCTGCATCGGCATCCTCCCGCACAACTTCTTCCCAGCCCGAATGTTCATCGGCGACTCGGGGTCGATGCTGATCGGGTTCGTGCTCGCCTGCTCCTCGATCAGTCTGACCGGCCAGTTCCCGGCGACGAGCCTGACCGAGGGTGTTGGTGGCGCGGAGGCGAGTTTCCTGCCGGCTCTGCTCCCGCTGATCCTCCCGTTCACGATCCTGCTGGTGCCGTTCATCGACCTCGGCCTCGCCGTGGTCCGACGTACGCGGGCCGGAAGGTCCCCTTTCAGCCCGGACAAGATGCACATCCATCACCGGCTACTCGAGATCGGCCACTCCCACCGACGTGCAGTGCTGCTGATGTACGCGGGAGCCGGGCTGGTGGCGTTCGGCAGCGTTGTGATCAGCTTGTTCAGCGGATGGCAGTCGATCGTCGGATTCGGAGTCCTCGCCGTGCTCACAGCGGCAGCAGTTTTCGTACTCCCCAAGCTCGACGAGAAGGTCTGGTCTTAG
- the atpB gene encoding F0F1 ATP synthase subunit A, with protein MSLVAAGLATETEIEAGHHTTFEWLGLTFNSDTMLSTAVAGVVVLIFGFLLRRSVTDGVPGKIQLLWESLVEWVQGLTLSSIGRLNPFIVPLGVALFLFILIGNWFEAIPTGHKLPPPAADTNMTYGLALVVIIAVHTFGIREVGLRHYLKPFLSPLHLIEEIVKPFSLALRLFGNIFAGGIILSLIGLIPNYGAWIPEVLWKIFGMAIGGIQAFIFTLLTILYFGFAVSHGGDDEHHDEPKEKKKKKAKKAEEKVAVAA; from the coding sequence ATGAGCCTTGTAGCTGCTGGACTCGCAACCGAGACCGAGATCGAAGCCGGTCACCACACGACCTTCGAGTGGCTCGGACTGACGTTCAACTCCGACACCATGCTGTCGACGGCCGTCGCCGGCGTAGTCGTGCTGATCTTCGGTTTCCTGCTTCGCCGCTCGGTGACCGACGGCGTCCCCGGCAAGATTCAGCTGCTCTGGGAGTCACTCGTTGAGTGGGTTCAGGGCCTCACGCTCAGCAGCATCGGACGGCTCAACCCGTTCATCGTCCCGCTCGGCGTAGCGCTGTTCCTCTTCATCCTGATCGGCAACTGGTTCGAAGCCATCCCGACGGGGCACAAGCTCCCGCCGCCGGCCGCCGACACCAACATGACTTACGGCCTCGCGCTCGTCGTCATCATCGCCGTGCACACCTTCGGCATCCGTGAGGTCGGTCTTCGTCACTACCTCAAGCCGTTCCTCTCGCCGCTGCACCTGATCGAAGAGATCGTCAAGCCGTTCAGCCTCGCACTGCGACTCTTCGGCAACATCTTCGCCGGCGGCATCATCCTCAGCCTGATCGGCCTGATCCCCAACTACGGTGCCTGGATCCCCGAAGTCCTCTGGAAGATCTTCGGCATGGCGATCGGCGGCATCCAGGCGTTCATCTTCACCCTGTTGACGATCCTCTACTTCGGATTCGCTGTGAGCCACGGCGGAGACGACGAGCACCACGACGAGCCAAAAGAGAAGAAGAAAAAGAAGGCCAAGAAGGCCGAAGAAAAAGTGGCCGTCGCGGCCTGA
- a CDS encoding F0F1 ATP synthase subunit delta, whose amino-acid sequence MRGVSAATLEEVLAAVEGSGTSDIGDELFSVTALLDATPSLRRILTDPATEPDARVGLLKQVLGDKVSTGTLAILTVAANGRWASSRDLTDGLEISGVAAHVAAAEKDGQLEAMESELFDVGNIVVADSDLRAALTDRTTAASAKAELVNSIFEGKVTAPTVALVRQAAAARTASFEKVLATFADEVADRRNRLLAEVRSTYPLTDAELDRIAAALAKRYDREFHLNTVIDPDLVGGIRVSVGGDVIDGSVSSRLEDARRLIAG is encoded by the coding sequence ATGCGCGGCGTATCTGCAGCAACGCTCGAAGAGGTCCTGGCAGCCGTCGAAGGCTCCGGCACTTCTGACATCGGTGACGAGCTCTTCTCCGTCACCGCGTTGCTCGACGCGACGCCGTCACTTCGACGGATCCTCACGGACCCCGCCACCGAGCCCGACGCCCGCGTCGGTCTGCTCAAGCAGGTGCTCGGCGACAAGGTCAGCACGGGAACGTTGGCGATCCTCACGGTCGCTGCCAATGGTCGTTGGGCATCAAGCCGCGACCTGACGGATGGCCTGGAGATCTCCGGCGTTGCGGCTCACGTCGCAGCCGCCGAGAAGGATGGCCAGCTTGAGGCAATGGAGAGCGAGCTGTTCGACGTCGGCAACATCGTCGTCGCTGACAGTGATCTCCGCGCTGCGCTGACGGATCGTACGACTGCTGCTTCGGCCAAGGCCGAGCTCGTCAACTCGATCTTCGAAGGCAAAGTCACCGCACCGACGGTCGCCCTCGTACGCCAGGCAGCCGCGGCACGTACCGCTTCGTTCGAGAAGGTCCTCGCGACCTTCGCTGACGAGGTCGCCGATCGCCGCAACCGCCTGCTCGCCGAGGTCCGCTCGACGTACCCGCTGACTGACGCAGAGCTCGACCGCATCGCGGCCGCACTCGCCAAGCGTTACGACCGCGAATTCCACCTCAACACCGTCATCGATCCCGACCTTGTCGGAGGCATCCGTGTCTCCGTCGGCGGTGACGTGATCGATGGCTCCGTATCCAGCCGACTCGAAGACGCCCGACGGCTCATCGCAGGCTGA
- a CDS encoding L-threonylcarbamoyladenylate synthase yields the protein MKFDCAVPEEFDKGLKAAKTALDSGNLVVLPTDTVYGLAADAFSPHAVQSLLDAKGRSRQMPPPVLVGAPTTLDALAAEVPSWLRAAVDELWPGPLTVILKQQSSLTWDLGETHNTVAVRMPDDERALALLKQTGPLAVSSANITSQPAAQTIEEAEEMLGAKVAVYLDGGPSASGVPSTILDATGSTPRILRAGGVTLEMLHAYNNTIEPADEVS from the coding sequence GTGAAGTTCGACTGCGCTGTGCCCGAAGAGTTCGACAAGGGACTCAAGGCCGCCAAGACCGCTCTCGACTCCGGCAATCTCGTCGTCCTGCCGACCGACACGGTCTACGGACTCGCTGCCGACGCCTTCTCTCCGCACGCCGTGCAGTCCCTGCTGGATGCGAAGGGTCGTAGCCGTCAGATGCCGCCGCCGGTGCTGGTCGGTGCGCCCACGACGCTCGATGCGCTTGCCGCCGAGGTACCGTCCTGGCTCCGAGCAGCGGTCGACGAGCTGTGGCCAGGGCCGCTGACCGTGATCCTCAAGCAGCAGTCATCGCTGACCTGGGATCTCGGCGAGACTCACAACACCGTTGCCGTACGAATGCCTGACGACGAACGCGCCCTCGCGCTTCTCAAACAGACCGGGCCGCTCGCTGTCAGCAGTGCCAACATCACCAGCCAGCCAGCCGCTCAGACGATCGAAGAGGCTGAGGAGATGCTCGGCGCCAAAGTCGCGGTCTATCTCGATGGCGGTCCATCAGCGTCTGGCGTGCCATCGACGATCCTTGACGCCACCGGGTCAACCCCGCGCATCCTGCGAGCCGGGGGAGTCACCCTCGAGATGCTGCACGCGTACAACAACACGATCGAGCCAGCGGACGAGGTCAGCTGA
- the prmC gene encoding peptide chain release factor N(5)-glutamine methyltransferase has product MSAVRTQAERLLAEATGILEAAGVESARHDAESLLSHVTGIPRMSLVTRARPDGIQKDAFLKLIEARASRIPLQHLTGSAAFRYVDLEVGPGVFVPRPETEMLAGWAIDHAKTLTDPVVVELCAGSGAISLSVVHEVPSARVHAVELDEPAYEWAQRNLDGTGVDLRLGDMADAFSDLDGTVDIVVANPPYIPLDAWESVAPEVRDHDPSLALWSGDDGLDAMRVLEQTAWRLLKPGGVVGAEHADAQGESAPEVFVPRWTSVRDNLDLARRPRFVTATKPAN; this is encoded by the coding sequence ATGAGCGCAGTACGTACGCAGGCCGAGCGGTTGCTCGCCGAGGCGACGGGGATTCTCGAAGCAGCTGGCGTCGAGTCGGCGCGGCATGACGCCGAGTCGCTGCTCAGCCATGTCACCGGCATACCTCGCATGTCACTGGTCACCAGGGCGAGGCCCGATGGCATCCAGAAGGATGCGTTCCTCAAGCTGATCGAGGCGCGCGCCTCTCGCATTCCCCTGCAACACCTGACCGGCTCGGCTGCTTTCAGGTACGTCGATCTTGAGGTCGGACCCGGCGTCTTCGTGCCGCGCCCCGAGACCGAGATGCTCGCTGGTTGGGCGATCGACCACGCCAAGACACTCACCGACCCAGTGGTGGTTGAACTGTGCGCAGGCTCAGGTGCGATCTCGCTATCGGTCGTGCACGAGGTGCCGAGCGCACGGGTCCACGCTGTCGAGCTCGACGAGCCCGCGTACGAATGGGCACAACGCAACCTTGACGGAACTGGTGTCGATCTCCGGCTCGGCGACATGGCTGACGCCTTCTCGGACCTTGACGGGACGGTCGACATCGTCGTTGCCAACCCGCCCTACATCCCGCTTGATGCGTGGGAAAGCGTTGCCCCAGAGGTACGCGATCACGACCCGTCGCTCGCGCTGTGGTCAGGCGATGACGGACTCGACGCGATGCGCGTGCTCGAGCAGACCGCCTGGCGCCTCCTCAAGCCTGGGGGAGTCGTCGGTGCCGAGCATGCTGACGCACAGGGGGAGTCCGCTCCGGAGGTCTTCGTGCCGCGCTGGACCAGCGTGCGCGACAACCTCGATCTGGCGCGCCGGCCACGCTTCGTGACGGCTACCAAACCCGCCAACTGA